CCGGAACAAATTCTAAATGATAAGTTCCTGTCTCTACAACTTGACCACCTTTAGATGCACCATGTTCATTGTTTGTTTTAGCAGCAGGTGAAGCAGAAGTAGTTGCCGAGCCAGAACTGGAGTTAGAGGTTACTGAAGTATTATTATCTGTACTAGCAGTTTGATTGTTATGACTACAAGCAGCTAAAAAAAATAATCCGACACTTACTACAAGTACAAAACTAAGATTCAGATATTTATAACTAGTCTTCATTTTTAACGAATGGTGTTTATACAAGAGTGTTGCTGATTTGAGAGCAATTATAGTGAGAATGGTAATATTTAGTATTTCAAATAAAAATGAAATTGAAATAAAATTTGTCAAATAGTTATATAGTTATATTTAGTCAAGATGAGCATTCACTGAAGTTTCAATGATTTGACATACAAAAACCAGCTTGTTACAAAAAACAATCACCCTTGAATTGCCAGTGTCCCCATCATCCCCAAATCTTCATGGTCGAGAATATGGCAATGATAAACAGTTCTACCAGCGAAATTGCGGAAAGGAACGCGAATGCGGATTGTTTCACCTCTGGGTACTAAAACTGTATCTTTCCAAGCGGGATAAGGTTCTGGCTGACCATTGCGACTAATGATTTGAAAATGATTAACGTGGAGATGGAAGGGATGATCCATTACCCCTGTATTGACAATTTCCCAGTCTTCTACTGTGTTTAATTTGACTTGGGTATCAATGCGTTCATGCTGGTAGGACTGACCGTTAATTAGAAAGACCATACCCATACCAGGAGCCATACCATGATTAAGTTCAAAGCGACGCACTTGCCTTGGTTCGGGTAAAGCTGGTATTTTCAATAGTTTTTTAGGTAAAGAAGCGGGTTTTATAGCCGAACCGTAATTAATAGTTGCTAAAACTGTAGATGTGTCATCATTTCTGCCCATCATACCTCTTGTGCCCATCATACCCATTCCCATCGCGCCGCGATCGTAAGGTAGATTGAGCAAGCGATATTTTCCTGGTTTTTGATCTGCTTTAATCAGCACTTCTGCTCGTTGTCCTGGTGTTAGCAGCAATTCACTAATTTCTACAGGTTCGGTTAATGCCCCTCCTTCAGTCGCAATCAAGTAAAAAGGATGATTTTCCAGTGACAACCGATAGAAGCGGGAGGTGGAAGCATTGAGAATTCGCCATCTTACCATTCCTTTTGCCGGAAATGAGAAAGAGGGGTTAGGATCACCGTTAATGGTAATTACATCTCCTTCACGTCCGGTCATAATTGACATATGTGCTGAAGACATTAACCTTCCTTCACCATCAACAGCAAAATCTTGCAGCACCAAAAATTCTTCTTTGGCGGCTTTAATTTCGGGAATTTCATCCAATTCCCCCCGCACTATCAATAAACCAGCCAATCCCCCAAACAATTGTTCCGCCACAAAGCCGTGGCGATGGGGATGATACCAAAACGTCCCAGCACAATGGTTAGAAGGAATAGTAAATTCGTAGTTTAAACTTTCTCCTGGCTCAATGCTTAAAAAGACATTATCAGCATTACCCGTAGGTGGAATGTGTAGTCCGTGGTAGTGGAGGTTAGTTGGTTGAGAAAGATTGTTAGTAAAATGAATGCGGACGGTATCTCCTGGTTTTGCTTCCAGGCGTGGTGCGGGTATTTGTCCGTTGTAAGTTAATAAATATGCTTGTTTGTCACCCAATTTTACAGCACGGTTACTAGCTTCGAGGTTAATTTCTAATAATCCATTATTACTTTTATGCAACTTAGGCAAGTCAATTGCTGGTTTTGCTGATAACTGAGAAGTACTAACTCTTTCCCATATCCAACTAGCAGCTACAGCCGTTCCAGCACCAGCCGCAGCCAGGGTGATAAACTGACGGCGATTTATGTTTTTCATAATTCATGGTTTGTTATAATTTGAGATTTTTACTCCTCACTTTTTTTCAAAATTAGTAATTTTGATACTCTTTAAAAACTTCTACTTCACCT
Above is a genomic segment from Fischerella sp. JS2 containing:
- a CDS encoding multicopper oxidase family protein, yielding MKNINRRQFITLAAAGAGTAVAASWIWERVSTSQLSAKPAIDLPKLHKSNNGLLEINLEASNRAVKLGDKQAYLLTYNGQIPAPRLEAKPGDTVRIHFTNNLSQPTNLHYHGLHIPPTGNADNVFLSIEPGESLNYEFTIPSNHCAGTFWYHPHRHGFVAEQLFGGLAGLLIVRGELDEIPEIKAAKEEFLVLQDFAVDGEGRLMSSAHMSIMTGREGDVITINGDPNPSFSFPAKGMVRWRILNASTSRFYRLSLENHPFYLIATEGGALTEPVEISELLLTPGQRAEVLIKADQKPGKYRLLNLPYDRGAMGMGMMGTRGMMGRNDDTSTVLATINYGSAIKPASLPKKLLKIPALPEPRQVRRFELNHGMAPGMGMVFLINGQSYQHERIDTQVKLNTVEDWEIVNTGVMDHPFHLHVNHFQIISRNGQPEPYPAWKDTVLVPRGETIRIRVPFRNFAGRTVYHCHILDHEDLGMMGTLAIQG